One Amycolatopsis thermophila DNA segment encodes these proteins:
- a CDS encoding class I SAM-dependent methyltransferase: protein MEFVGSARGVASAVGELLNTALGQKVPIRIRCWDGSETGPPDAPVLHLKHRRALRRLLWAPNELGLSRAYVAGEIDLDGPFVEGLERLYALAHDGGFDVDLGWAARRDLARTALKLGVVGFPPKPPPEEIRLGGRMHSRKRDAAAISHHYDVGNDFYSLVLGPSMTYSCAVWARPETTLEQAQIAKVDLVARKLGLREGMRVLDVGCGWGTFVIHAAKQYGAHAVGVTLSQAQADFARKRVAEEGLSDLVEIRVQDYREVSDGPFDAISSIGMAEHVGASMLPVYARSLFALLRPEGRLLNHAISRHPTAPARDQKTSFIDRYVFPDGELEPVSVMAGAIEEAGFEVRDVEALREHYGRTLRAWVANLEANWAEAVRLSSPGRARVWRLYMAASALSFESGAIGVNQILAVKPSARGGSGMPPVRSQWLS from the coding sequence ATGGAGTTCGTGGGTAGCGCACGCGGGGTCGCGAGCGCCGTCGGAGAACTCTTGAACACGGCGCTGGGCCAGAAAGTCCCGATCCGGATCCGATGCTGGGACGGCAGCGAAACCGGCCCGCCGGACGCGCCCGTCCTGCACCTGAAACACCGCCGCGCGCTGCGGCGCCTGCTGTGGGCGCCGAACGAGCTGGGGTTGTCGCGCGCGTACGTCGCCGGGGAGATCGACCTCGACGGGCCGTTCGTGGAAGGGCTGGAACGGTTGTACGCCCTGGCCCACGACGGCGGTTTCGACGTCGACCTCGGGTGGGCGGCGCGGCGGGACCTTGCGCGCACGGCGCTGAAGCTGGGTGTCGTCGGATTCCCGCCGAAGCCGCCGCCGGAGGAGATCCGGCTGGGCGGGCGGATGCACTCGCGCAAGCGGGACGCCGCGGCGATCTCGCACCACTACGACGTCGGCAACGACTTCTACTCGCTGGTGCTCGGTCCGTCGATGACGTACTCGTGCGCCGTGTGGGCCCGGCCCGAGACGACGCTGGAGCAGGCGCAGATCGCGAAGGTCGATCTGGTGGCGCGCAAGCTGGGGCTGCGCGAGGGCATGCGCGTGCTCGACGTCGGCTGCGGGTGGGGCACGTTCGTCATCCACGCGGCCAAGCAGTACGGGGCGCACGCGGTCGGTGTCACGCTGTCGCAGGCCCAGGCGGATTTCGCGCGGAAGCGGGTCGCCGAGGAGGGGCTGTCGGACCTGGTGGAGATCCGGGTGCAGGACTACCGCGAGGTGTCCGACGGCCCGTTCGACGCGATTTCCAGCATCGGCATGGCCGAGCACGTCGGGGCGTCGATGCTGCCGGTGTACGCGCGGTCGCTGTTCGCGTTGCTGCGGCCCGAGGGGCGGTTGCTCAACCACGCGATCTCCCGTCACCCGACGGCGCCGGCGCGGGACCAGAAGACGTCGTTCATCGACCGGTACGTCTTCCCGGACGGTGAGCTGGAGCCGGTGAGCGTGATGGCCGGGGCGATCGAGGAGGCCGGCTTCGAGGTGCGCGACGTGGAGGCGTTGCGCGAGCACTACGGGCGCACGCTGCGCGCGTGGGTGGCGAACCTGGAGGCGAACTGGGCCGAGGCGGTGCGGTTGAGCAGCCCCGGACGCGCCCGCGTCTGGCGGTTGTACATGGCCGCGTCGGCGCTCAGTTTCGAAAGCGGGGCCATCGGGGTGAACCAGATCCTCGCGGTGAAGCCCTCGGCGCGCGGGGGCAGCGGGATGCCGCCGGTGCGCTCGCAATGGCTGTCCTGA
- a CDS encoding S8 family peptidase produces the protein MLKSGMRAVIGSALLVLAATAPVSAAPRAQQNPPSWALDRIDQRGNAADQTYHYDSTGEGVTVYVIDTGVDPAVPDLAGRVDPGRNLVDGTDNAADGNGDGTRMADLVAGTEFGVAKAARIVPVKVLDDAGNGRLNNIISGIDWVTRSAKQPAVAVIGFGGPASDGLDDAVRRLIGVMPVVAAAGWSGVDSSFSSPARIPEVLTVGAVDRTDAFAPKSNSGLGVDLLAPGVDVPSAAPGSTAATPFSGTSVAAALTAGAAALYRAQHPDATPAQVVDALINNATPDKLTGVPQGTPNRLLYTLFDGSVPNS, from the coding sequence GTGCTCAAGTCTGGAATGCGCGCGGTCATCGGTTCGGCACTCCTCGTCCTCGCCGCCACGGCACCGGTTTCGGCCGCGCCCCGTGCGCAGCAGAACCCGCCGAGCTGGGCCCTGGACCGGATCGACCAGCGCGGCAACGCCGCCGATCAGACGTACCACTACGACAGCACCGGCGAGGGCGTCACGGTGTACGTGATCGACACCGGTGTCGACCCGGCGGTGCCGGACCTGGCCGGGCGGGTCGACCCGGGCCGCAACCTGGTGGACGGCACCGACAACGCGGCCGACGGCAACGGCGACGGCACGCGGATGGCGGACCTCGTGGCCGGCACGGAGTTCGGCGTCGCGAAGGCCGCGCGGATCGTGCCGGTCAAGGTGCTCGACGACGCCGGCAACGGGCGCCTCAACAACATCATCTCCGGCATCGACTGGGTCACCCGGAGCGCGAAGCAGCCCGCGGTCGCGGTGATCGGTTTCGGCGGCCCGGCCTCGGACGGCCTGGACGACGCGGTGCGCCGGCTGATCGGGGTGATGCCGGTGGTCGCGGCGGCGGGGTGGTCGGGAGTGGACTCGTCGTTCTCCTCACCCGCGCGCATCCCGGAGGTGCTGACCGTCGGCGCGGTCGACAGGACGGACGCCTTCGCGCCGAAGTCGAACTCCGGTCTCGGGGTCGACCTGCTCGCACCCGGTGTGGACGTGCCGTCCGCGGCGCCCGGCAGCACCGCGGCGACGCCGTTCTCGGGCACCTCGGTGGCCGCCGCGCTCACCGCGGGCGCCGCCGCGCTCTACCGCGCCCAGCACCCGGACGCGACGCCCGCGCAGGTGGTGGACGCGTTGATCAACAACGCGACGCCGGACAAGCTGACCGGCGTGCCCCAGGGGACCCCGAACCGCCTGCTCTACACGCTGTTCGACGGGTCGGTACCGAACAGTTGA
- a CDS encoding HelD family protein, protein MSEPRVRRAEIAIEQHHVDRVYTRLAELRAQAEAMRAKGYEIGHGAQREAVFEQASMLFERDMMVHHATQTLQTLDAEYEGLVFGRLDHTSGEKIYVGRLGIRDAEFDNLVTDWRAPAAAAFYQATAEEPMDVVRRRVIRCSGQTVLDVDDDVLIPEAVGDDMRVVGEGALMAALGRSRGDKMRDIVATIQKEQDEVIRAPWRGVTEITGGPGTGKTAVALHRAAYLLYRHRRQLGGAGVLVVGPSGVFTNYISRVLPSMGETNVELRALGAVLDGIDTDRQDPAPLAAIKGSLRMRKVLLKAMRDTPPDVPDEMRILYKGDLLKLTRKELEKVRRRVHGHGGPPNRSRVRAAEALLEALADRAEENARTDGRTIDRAELIHDLGERIDFHRFLVVWWPVLYPGEILRWLGDPKRLTKAARGVLTPGEVDLLAASFADREREWTVADVALLDELRVLVGPPPKRRRRAQQIELDAAPPERGSQGKPHRPEHYDEYSHIVVDESQDLSPMQWRMVGRRGRYASWTVVGDPVQSSWPDPEEAAQARTQVFGPRTPIRRYTLRTNYRNSAEIFELAARVVAGHAAEGELPRAVRTTGLEPDVRTVEPAGVESAVQAAAKELLDSVEGTVGVICAMDRVAEVGTWVRGHADERLKVVGSLDAKGLEYDAVVLVEPTELITESMTGRRVLYVALTRATQQLTVVASDDEWLPAAK, encoded by the coding sequence GTGTCGGAACCTCGGGTCAGACGGGCCGAGATCGCCATCGAACAACATCACGTGGACCGCGTCTACACCCGGCTCGCCGAACTCCGGGCGCAGGCGGAGGCCATGCGCGCCAAGGGTTACGAGATCGGCCACGGCGCCCAGCGCGAGGCCGTTTTCGAGCAGGCCTCGATGCTGTTCGAGCGCGACATGATGGTCCACCACGCGACCCAGACGCTGCAGACGCTGGACGCCGAGTACGAGGGCCTCGTGTTCGGTCGTCTGGACCACACCAGCGGGGAGAAGATCTACGTCGGCCGCCTCGGCATCCGCGACGCCGAGTTCGACAACCTGGTGACCGACTGGCGCGCCCCCGCGGCCGCCGCGTTCTACCAGGCCACGGCCGAGGAACCGATGGACGTGGTCCGCCGCCGCGTCATCCGCTGCTCCGGGCAGACGGTGCTCGACGTGGACGACGACGTGCTGATCCCGGAGGCCGTCGGCGACGACATGCGGGTGGTCGGCGAGGGCGCGCTGATGGCCGCGCTGGGCCGCTCGCGCGGCGACAAGATGCGCGACATCGTCGCCACCATCCAGAAGGAGCAGGACGAGGTCATCCGGGCCCCGTGGCGCGGTGTCACCGAGATCACCGGCGGCCCGGGCACCGGCAAGACCGCGGTCGCGCTGCACCGCGCGGCCTACCTGCTGTACCGGCACCGCCGGCAGCTCGGCGGGGCCGGCGTGCTGGTGGTCGGCCCGTCCGGGGTGTTCACGAACTACATCTCGCGCGTGCTGCCGTCGATGGGTGAGACCAACGTCGAGCTGCGGGCGCTGGGCGCCGTGCTCGACGGCATCGACACCGACCGGCAGGACCCGGCGCCGCTGGCCGCGATCAAGGGATCGCTGCGGATGCGCAAGGTGCTGCTCAAGGCGATGCGCGACACCCCGCCGGACGTCCCCGACGAGATGCGCATCCTCTACAAGGGCGACCTGCTCAAGCTGACCCGCAAGGAGCTGGAGAAGGTCCGCCGCCGCGTCCACGGCCACGGCGGGCCGCCGAACCGGTCCCGGGTGCGCGCGGCCGAGGCGCTGCTGGAGGCGCTGGCCGACCGCGCCGAGGAGAACGCCCGCACCGACGGCCGCACCATCGACCGCGCCGAGCTGATCCACGACCTGGGCGAGCGGATCGACTTCCACCGCTTCCTCGTCGTCTGGTGGCCGGTGCTGTACCCCGGCGAGATCCTGCGCTGGCTGGGCGATCCGAAGCGGCTGACGAAGGCCGCGCGCGGCGTGCTGACCCCCGGCGAGGTCGATCTGCTGGCGGCGTCCTTCGCCGACCGCGAGCGCGAGTGGACGGTCGCCGACGTGGCGCTGCTCGACGAGCTGCGCGTGCTGGTCGGCCCGCCGCCCAAGCGCCGCCGCCGCGCCCAGCAGATCGAGCTGGACGCCGCACCGCCGGAGCGCGGCTCGCAGGGCAAGCCGCACCGGCCGGAGCACTACGACGAGTACTCGCACATCGTCGTCGACGAGTCGCAGGACCTCTCGCCGATGCAGTGGCGGATGGTCGGGCGGCGCGGCAGGTACGCCAGCTGGACGGTCGTCGGCGACCCGGTGCAGAGCTCGTGGCCGGACCCGGAGGAGGCGGCCCAGGCTCGCACGCAGGTCTTCGGGCCGCGCACCCCGATCCGCCGCTACACGCTGCGCACCAACTACCGGAACTCGGCGGAGATCTTCGAGCTGGCCGCCCGCGTGGTCGCCGGGCACGCGGCGGAGGGCGAGCTGCCGCGCGCGGTCCGGACCACCGGTCTCGAACCGGACGTGCGGACGGTCGAGCCGGCCGGGGTGGAGAGCGCGGTGCAGGCCGCGGCGAAGGAGCTGCTGGACTCGGTCGAGGGCACGGTCGGTGTGATCTGCGCCATGGACCGGGTCGCCGAGGTCGGCACCTGGGTGCGGGGGCACGCCGACGAGCGGCTCAAGGTCGTCGGCAGCCTCGACGCCAAGGGCCTGGAGTACGACGCCGTCGTGCTGGTGGAGCCGACCGAGCTGATCACCGAGTCGATGACCGGCCGCCGGGTGCTCTACGTCGCGCTGACCCGCGCCACGCAGCAGCTGACGGTCGTGGCCTCCGACGACGAGTGGCTGCCCGCCGCGAAATAA
- a CDS encoding pyruvate carboxylase — MFRKVLVANRGEIAIRAFRAGYELGAGTVAVFPHEDRNSLHRLKADEAYEIGEPGHPVRAYLDVEEIVAAARKAGADAVYPGYGFLSENPDLARACEEAGITFVGPSAEILELTGNKARAVAAAREAGVPVLGSSQPSTDLDELTAAADEVGFPVFVKAVAGGGGRGMRRVNDPAHLRESIEAAMREAESAFGDPTVFLEKAVVDPRHIEVQILADGAGNVIHLFERDCSVQRRHQKVIELAPAPNLDPELRDRICNDAVAFARTIGYRNAGTVEFLLDKDGNHVFIEMNPRIQVEHTVTEEVTDVDLVQSQLRIASGETLADLGLSQEKVYLRGAAMQCRITTEDPANGFRPDTGMISAYRSPGGSGIRLDGGTAFAGTEISAHFDSMLVKLTCRGRDFKTAVGRARRALAEFRIRGVSTNIPFLQAVLDDPDFAAGRITTSFIEERPHLLTARHSADRGTRLLTYLADVTVNKPHGERPRLIDPTTKLPELPAGEPAAGSKQKLTELGPEGFARWLRESPTLGVTDTTFRDAHQSLLATRVRTKDLLAVAPVVAHTLPQLLSLECWGGATYDVALRFLAEDPWERLAKLREAVPNICLQMLLRGRNTVGYTPYPTEVTNAFVEEATNTGIDIFRIFDALNDVEQMRPAIEAVRETGKAVAEVALCYTSDLSDPGEKLYTLDYYLKLAEQIVGAGAHVLAIKDMAGLLRAPAAEKLVSALRKEFDLPVHIHTHDTAGGQLGTYLAAINAGADAVDGAVASMAGTTSQPSLSAIVAATDHSARPSGLSLRAVGDLEPYWEIVRKIYAPFEAGLASPTGRVYEHEIPGGQLSNLRTQAKALGLGDRFEEIEAMYAAADRILGHLVKVTPSSKVVGDLALHLVGAGVEPEKFEAEPNRYDIPDSVIGFLRGELGDPPGGWPEPFRTKALEGRAEPKPVAELSDEDRAGLANDRRATLNRLLFPGPTKEFEEHRRAYGDTSVLPSKDFFYGLRPGEEYAVDLEPGVRLLFELEAVGEADERGMRTVMSTLNGQLRPIQVRDRSVAADLPAAEKADKSNPKHIAAPFAGVVTLSVAEGDQVEAGATVATIEAMKMEAAITASESGTVGRLAINSVQQVEGGDLLIVLE; from the coding sequence ATGTTTCGCAAGGTGCTGGTCGCCAACCGCGGCGAGATCGCCATCCGGGCGTTCCGCGCCGGTTACGAGCTGGGCGCGGGCACAGTGGCGGTGTTCCCCCACGAGGACCGCAACTCGCTGCACCGGCTGAAGGCCGACGAAGCCTACGAGATCGGCGAGCCGGGACACCCGGTGCGCGCCTACCTCGACGTCGAGGAGATCGTCGCCGCCGCGCGCAAGGCCGGTGCCGACGCGGTCTACCCCGGTTACGGATTCCTGTCCGAGAACCCGGACCTCGCGCGCGCGTGCGAGGAGGCCGGCATCACGTTCGTCGGCCCGAGCGCGGAAATCCTGGAACTGACCGGCAACAAGGCGCGCGCCGTGGCGGCCGCCCGCGAGGCCGGCGTCCCGGTGCTCGGCTCGTCCCAGCCGTCGACCGACCTCGACGAGCTGACCGCCGCCGCCGACGAAGTCGGCTTCCCGGTGTTCGTCAAGGCCGTCGCGGGCGGTGGCGGCCGCGGGATGCGCCGGGTCAACGATCCCGCGCACCTGCGCGAGTCGATCGAAGCCGCGATGCGCGAAGCCGAATCGGCGTTCGGCGACCCGACCGTGTTCCTCGAAAAGGCCGTCGTCGACCCGCGCCACATCGAGGTGCAGATCCTCGCCGACGGCGCGGGCAACGTCATCCACCTGTTCGAGCGCGACTGCTCCGTGCAGCGGCGGCACCAGAAGGTCATCGAACTGGCGCCGGCGCCGAACCTGGACCCCGAGCTGCGCGACCGCATCTGCAACGACGCCGTCGCGTTCGCCCGCACGATCGGCTACCGCAACGCCGGCACCGTCGAGTTCCTGCTCGACAAGGACGGCAACCACGTCTTCATCGAGATGAACCCGCGCATCCAGGTCGAGCACACGGTGACCGAGGAGGTCACCGACGTCGACCTGGTGCAGTCGCAGCTGCGCATCGCCTCCGGCGAGACGCTCGCGGACCTGGGCCTGTCGCAGGAGAAGGTCTACCTGCGTGGCGCGGCGATGCAGTGCCGCATCACCACCGAGGACCCGGCCAACGGGTTCCGCCCGGACACCGGCATGATCAGCGCCTACCGCTCGCCCGGCGGCTCGGGCATCCGCCTGGACGGCGGCACCGCGTTCGCCGGCACCGAGATCAGCGCGCACTTCGACTCGATGCTGGTGAAGCTCACCTGCCGCGGCCGCGACTTCAAGACCGCGGTGGGCCGCGCCCGCCGTGCCCTCGCGGAGTTCCGCATCCGCGGTGTCTCCACGAACATCCCGTTCCTGCAGGCCGTGCTGGACGACCCGGACTTCGCCGCCGGGCGCATCACCACCTCGTTCATCGAGGAGCGGCCGCACTTGCTCACCGCGCGGCACTCCGCCGACCGCGGTACGCGTCTGCTCACCTACCTCGCCGATGTCACGGTCAACAAACCGCACGGTGAGCGTCCGCGCCTGATCGACCCGACGACGAAGCTGCCGGAGCTGCCCGCGGGCGAGCCGGCGGCCGGCTCGAAGCAGAAGCTGACCGAGCTGGGCCCGGAGGGGTTCGCGCGGTGGCTGCGCGAGTCGCCGACGCTGGGCGTCACCGACACGACGTTCCGCGACGCGCACCAGTCGCTGCTCGCCACCCGCGTCCGCACCAAGGACCTGCTCGCGGTCGCGCCGGTCGTGGCGCACACGCTGCCCCAGCTGCTGTCCCTGGAGTGCTGGGGCGGCGCGACCTACGACGTCGCGCTGCGGTTCCTCGCCGAGGACCCGTGGGAGCGGCTGGCGAAGCTGCGCGAGGCGGTGCCGAACATCTGCCTGCAGATGCTGCTGCGCGGGCGGAACACGGTCGGCTACACGCCCTACCCGACCGAGGTGACCAACGCCTTCGTCGAGGAGGCCACCAACACCGGGATCGACATCTTCCGCATCTTCGACGCCCTCAACGACGTCGAGCAGATGCGCCCGGCGATCGAGGCCGTCCGCGAGACCGGCAAGGCCGTCGCCGAGGTCGCCCTGTGCTACACCTCGGACCTGTCGGATCCGGGCGAGAAGCTGTACACGCTGGACTACTACCTCAAGCTGGCCGAGCAGATCGTCGGCGCCGGTGCGCACGTCCTGGCGATCAAGGACATGGCGGGCCTGCTGCGCGCGCCGGCCGCGGAGAAGCTGGTTTCCGCGCTGCGCAAGGAGTTCGACCTCCCGGTCCACATCCACACCCACGACACCGCGGGCGGCCAGCTGGGCACCTACCTCGCGGCGATCAACGCGGGGGCGGACGCGGTGGACGGCGCGGTCGCGTCGATGGCCGGGACCACCTCGCAGCCGTCGCTGTCGGCGATCGTCGCGGCGACCGACCACTCGGCGCGGCCGTCCGGGCTGAGCCTGCGGGCGGTCGGGGACCTCGAGCCGTACTGGGAGATCGTGCGCAAGATCTACGCGCCGTTCGAGGCCGGACTGGCCTCGCCGACCGGCCGCGTGTACGAGCACGAGATCCCCGGCGGCCAGCTGTCCAACCTGCGCACGCAGGCCAAGGCGCTCGGCCTGGGCGACCGCTTCGAGGAGATCGAGGCGATGTACGCCGCGGCGGACCGGATCCTCGGCCACCTGGTCAAGGTCACGCCCTCGTCCAAGGTGGTCGGTGACCTCGCGCTGCACCTCGTCGGCGCCGGGGTGGAGCCGGAGAAGTTCGAGGCCGAGCCGAACCGCTACGACATCCCGGACTCGGTGATCGGCTTCCTGCGCGGCGAGCTCGGCGACCCGCCCGGCGGCTGGCCGGAACCGTTCCGCACCAAGGCGCTCGAGGGCCGCGCGGAGCCGAAGCCGGTCGCGGAGCTGTCCGACGAGGACCGGGCGGGGCTGGCGAACGACCGCCGCGCCACGCTGAACCGGCTGCTGTTCCCCGGGCCCACCAAGGAGTTCGAGGAGCACCGCCGTGCCTACGGCGACACCAGCGTGCTGCCCAGCAAGGACTTCTTCTACGGTCTGCGCCCGGGCGAGGAGTACGCGGTCGACCTGGAGCCCGGTGTGCGGCTGCTGTTCGAGCTCGAGGCGGTCGGCGAGGCCGACGAGCGCGGCATGCGGACGGTCATGTCCACCCTGAACGGCCAGCTGCGGCCGATCCAGGTGCGCGACCGGTCGGTGGCCGCGGACCTGCCGGCGGCCGAGAAGGCCGACAAGTCCAACCCGAAGCACATCGCGGCGCCGTTCGCCGGTGTGGTGACGCTGTCGGTGGCCGAGGGCGACCAGGTCGAGGCCGGCGCCACGGTCGCCACGATCGAGGCGATGAAGATGGAGGCCGCGATCACCGCGTCGGAGTCCGGCACGGTCGGCAGGCTGGCGATCAACTCGGTGCAGCAGGTCGAGGGCGGCGACCTGCTCATCGTGCTGGAGTAG
- a CDS encoding DNA polymerase III subunit beta, with product MDLTASTAVLAAATADAARLLPAPALGGVLLTATAEGLAVAAAAPDQALRLERPALVHADGEALVPLRPLAETLRALDAEEVRVVVEESRLVVRAPGARFALPLMDRAVHPPVANAPPLAGSVGGRALRTAVEAVASAASREDALPIFTGVRMWTDAEGLTLLATDRYRMALATVDWDGGTLDVLAPATVLSGLARGFGAAPSVVLGADDDRLGLAWGPDSFVTALLAVPFPDERARQLARAEPSGTVELEADALAAALRRASPYAGPRGTVTLAGWDGELRVLSSDPRGGESEQVVKAGVSGCHGSSTYQARYLLDALKPFAGRRVRIEQQEGLRPTVFTAPADGGVAVTYVVVPMRV from the coding sequence ATGGACCTCACCGCCTCCACCGCCGTCCTGGCCGCCGCGACGGCGGACGCGGCGCGGCTGCTCCCCGCGCCCGCCCTCGGCGGTGTTCTGCTGACCGCCACCGCGGAGGGACTGGCTGTCGCCGCGGCCGCGCCGGACCAGGCGCTCCGGTTGGAGCGCCCCGCCCTGGTGCACGCCGACGGCGAGGCGCTCGTGCCACTCCGCCCGCTCGCCGAGACGCTGCGGGCGCTCGACGCGGAGGAGGTGCGGGTGGTGGTCGAGGAGAGCAGGCTGGTGGTCCGCGCACCCGGCGCCCGGTTCGCGCTGCCGCTGATGGATCGCGCGGTCCACCCGCCGGTGGCGAACGCGCCACCACTGGCGGGATCGGTCGGCGGCCGTGCCCTGCGGACCGCCGTCGAGGCTGTGGCGAGCGCGGCCTCCCGGGAGGACGCGCTGCCGATCTTCACCGGCGTGCGCATGTGGACCGACGCGGAGGGGCTGACGCTGCTGGCCACCGACCGGTACCGGATGGCACTGGCCACGGTGGACTGGGACGGCGGCACGTTGGACGTGCTCGCGCCCGCGACCGTGCTGTCCGGTCTGGCACGCGGGTTCGGGGCGGCGCCGTCGGTCGTCCTCGGCGCCGACGACGACCGGCTCGGCCTGGCCTGGGGTCCGGACTCGTTCGTCACCGCGCTGCTGGCGGTTCCCTTCCCCGACGAGCGGGCGCGGCAGTTGGCCCGCGCCGAGCCGTCCGGCACGGTCGAACTGGAGGCCGACGCGCTCGCCGCGGCCCTGCGCCGGGCGTCGCCCTACGCCGGGCCACGCGGCACGGTCACCCTCGCCGGCTGGGACGGGGAGCTGCGGGTGCTCAGCAGCGATCCGCGGGGCGGCGAATCGGAGCAGGTCGTCAAGGCCGGCGTGTCCGGCTGCCACGGGAGCTCCACGTACCAGGCGCGCTACCTGCTCGACGCGCTCAAACCGTTCGCCGGGCGGAGGGTGCGGATCGAGCAGCAGGAGGGTCTGCGGCCGACGGTGTTCACCGCCCCGGCGGACGGCGGGGTGGCGGTGACCTACGTGGTGGTCCCGATGCGGGTGTGA
- a CDS encoding glutamate ABC transporter substrate-binding protein, with translation MAGWVRAARRTAASIGLAAALLTTAACTGDGGNAGVSGDVSSGQGVIGEAPVASEADLAASPTAQAIRSRGTLIIGGDENLPLLSQRNPITGSTDGFDATLGKMLAKYIVGRPNVNIVTTTPETREAMLKTGTVDTVIRIYTITAERAQRVAFAGPYLLSGQAIATLKGATGINDPADLNGKTVLAVAGTTSVTALQQRAPGAKITTFGTAEECVQALEQGKGDAYVHDLTVLAGEAQLDAKLQISGQPFTSEPYGIGLKLGDESFKRFVNDWLRKIEAAGLWQRAWQETLGTVVTGTAPTPPQIGSVPGS, from the coding sequence ATGGCAGGTTGGGTGCGTGCTGCGCGCCGTACGGCGGCCTCGATCGGCCTCGCCGCGGCGCTGCTCACGACCGCCGCGTGCACGGGCGACGGCGGCAACGCGGGCGTGAGCGGGGACGTTTCCTCAGGTCAGGGAGTCATCGGCGAGGCGCCGGTGGCGAGCGAGGCGGACCTGGCGGCGAGCCCCACGGCACAGGCCATCAGGTCACGCGGCACGTTGATCATCGGCGGCGACGAGAACCTGCCCCTGCTGTCCCAGCGCAATCCGATCACCGGGAGCACCGACGGATTCGACGCCACACTCGGAAAAATGCTCGCGAAATACATCGTCGGCAGGCCGAACGTCAACATCGTGACGACCACACCGGAAACACGTGAGGCCATGCTGAAAACGGGCACCGTGGACACGGTGATCCGGATCTACACGATCACGGCAGAGCGGGCACAACGGGTCGCGTTCGCCGGGCCATACCTGCTGTCCGGGCAGGCGATCGCCACCCTCAAGGGCGCCACCGGCATCAACGACCCCGCCGACCTCAACGGCAAGACCGTGCTGGCGGTGGCGGGCACGACCAGCGTGACGGCGCTCCAGCAGCGGGCGCCGGGCGCGAAGATCACCACGTTCGGCACGGCCGAGGAGTGCGTGCAGGCGCTGGAGCAGGGCAAGGGCGACGCGTACGTGCACGATCTGACCGTGCTCGCCGGCGAGGCCCAGCTGGACGCGAAGCTGCAGATCAGCGGGCAGCCGTTCACCAGCGAGCCGTACGGCATCGGCCTCAAGCTCGGCGACGAGTCGTTCAAGCGGTTCGTCAACGACTGGCTGCGCAAGATCGAGGCGGCCGGGCTGTGGCAGCGGGCCTGGCAGGAGACGCTGGGCACCGTCGTGACGGGCACGGCGCCGACCCCGCCGCAGATCGGCTCGGTGCCCGGCTCCTAG